From the Bos javanicus breed banteng chromosome 7, ARS-OSU_banteng_1.0, whole genome shotgun sequence genome, the window AAGGGCTGGGCAGTTTTACTAGCAGGGTGGTGGCGGCGGTGTTTCCCAATGGGGACTAACAGTTTTATAGAAGATTCTGGTCAGTTTCACAAAGTCATGTTCAAGGATGCTGATCGATTGCGTCTTCCCCGGCACAGACCTGTGGCCCTTCTCCAGGCCTTCCGCGGATCCGGAGGGCACTCCTGGGCTCCCGGGCCTGAGGGTCTGCCGGGCATGTTACTTTCCTCTGGGGACCCCAAAGGGCCGGAACCTCAAGGCTCCTCCTGCCAGGGGGAAGGGCCAGACCAAAGGCAAATCTTAGCGGCGCACGCACCGCAAATGGGGACACCCAGGCGCCGGATGGGGCAGTATGGGCCCCACGACCACCGCCTCCTTCTCACCCGCGGGCCACGCCCGGGACTTTGGGTCCTAGCCCGATGACTTCCCCGGGAGCCCTTTCGCTAGCCCAGTTTTCTCCCATGCAGAGGGCTGGGGTaagggcaggaggggaaaggggtTCCCACCTGTTTCAGACCATTCTCCGAAGCCTTTCTGCGAGGAGGCCAGATCACCGCCAGCTTTCCGTCGCCCCTGCTCACTGCGGAAGAAGGGGCGCTCAGCTGGGATTGCCCCCCCTCCACGCCTTAGCAGCAGGAGGCAGCCAGGACGAAGGAGAGCGGCCGCGCCCCTTAAACACACACAGGCGttcactcccctcctccccacggAGGCCTCCGTcccgagggaggagggaggaaccccagggatggggaaggcgAACAAACTCAGAGTGAGGAGGAAGGAATCAGAAAATTCAGAGGGGGAGATCCAGGTGTGCCAGAACGCAGGGAGGGTCCCTGGGAACCCGACAAAGACATCTAAgatcctcctcccttcccccaccacaaGCCTAGGTGGGGTGTGTCTGGGACTCCGACGAGAGTGGGGGTGGAGCATAGGGGAAGGTCAGTCCAGAAAGGgtgggcagagagaggagagtCGAGAGGGGTGTCCGGGGAGTTTGGGAGCCAGGAAGGGGGACCCTGAGGATTAGAGGACCATTGGAGTTGGGGAGTCGGTGAAAGTGGCTGGAGTCCTGGGAATCCCCAGCGCTGGGACGCCGGTGGCTTACCCGTTAGGCTGGGCGCGGGCTCCTTGAACTCGGCGGTGCCGTAGAGGCTTAGCCGCTGGCGCTGCAGCTCCCGCTCGCGCTCATTCACCTCGCGCACCTCCTGCTCCAGCAGCGACTGTGCGATGGGCGGCGGGGCGCGAGGCAGCACCGGACACCGGCCCTGTACGACTGAATGCGGCCGGCCTCCGGGCTCGGGCAGCCGCTCCGTGTCTGCGCTGCCCTCCGCCGCGGGTGAGGAGGAGCACCCGCCAGCAGCCTCGAAGAAGCGCTTGAGCTCGCCCAGCGGCTGCGGCGGCGGCCGGGTTCTCTGCTTTGGGACCTCGGGGCGCGCCAGCGCCGCCTGCCGATAGGCCTCCCGCTCGATGTCTCGCTGCATCTGAGCGCCCGCCCGAGCGCGCTCCAAAGCGCGCGGGAGCGCGGGGCTAGGGCCCGGCAGGCTGAGCACCGGCCGCACGCGCAGTTCGACGAGTTCACTGCCCGCGCGACCTGGGCTCAGGCCCCGGCTCCGGCGCAAGCTTTCCTCGCGTTCGCAGCTGCGGCGAATTTCGCGCTCGATGGGCGTCTCCATGAGTGGCTCCTCTAAGGGATGTTGTGGGGTCTCCGAACGCAACTGGAGGGCTTCCGAGTTCGACTCAAAGAAGGTTTCCGGACCTTGAGAGAGACACTGCTCCAGGAGCCCCGTGCCTGGCGCTTCAGACGGCTCAGGGTCGTCGCTTCCTTGCCCAGGACTCTCAAAGCCCCCAGCTGCGGTCCGGCCCAGGACGTTCTGCAACCTGCCTCGCTGATGGTCCGAGGACTTCCCTCTCTTGCTCGGGGGTCTCcgctccctggtctggggagggcACGGGGACGTCGGTATTCAGCTCTGCGGCGGGCTTGGGAATTTCGCTATCTAAGCCGGGGGGTTCAGGCCCACGCGCTTCGGACGACCCCAGGGCTCCGTTCTGCCGCCCAGGGGCCTAGGTGTCCAGGGTTGGGAGCAGCTCGGGAGCCTTAGCTCCCAGCGCTGGAGTTTTGATGCCCAGAGCTGGGACACCCTGCCCTGCGCAGCACCTGTGGTTGCAATTGCCGTCCGCGGGTTCCAAGGCGTCGCCCGCACGGGCCACTTCTCTGACCCGCCCCTGGCCTCCAAGAACTGCCCTCGGGGGCAGGGCCGGGCCCCGCCCCCTGCACCTGCCGGCCGGACACGGGGCCccgccctggccccgcccccgagAGGGGGGCGCCTCAGCTGGGCACTGGGTTTGGTCCACTGACGCGCCTGTCAGCTCGGGGCATTGGATGTTTTAGAAGAGAGCTTCCCTAGACCTAGCCTGCTACCTGGGGGCGCCAGTCTAGATGCAGTGTTCACTCAGTGGGCGCCACCTTGGCACCTTTTCGGGCTCACGTCCCCGGCATTACCAGGGGGCTTGGTTCCCACCCAGCTGCACGCCTGGCTGAACCTCTGAACCACTGTCTTCTGGTGGGGTGTCCTCCGAAACCATATTTCCGGGGCCTGGCCTGGCCCGCCAATCCTGTGTCAGCCGGCTGGCAGCCACACCAACGGGCTCCGGCTGTCCTTTGAAGTTCCACCCCTGCAGCGCACAGTTCGGGCTGGAGGGGGCGCCAGGAACCGCCTCTCCGCCCGCCCGTCTGTCTCCCAATGCCTCGGCTCACACTTCCGAGCCGAGCGCCAGGCCCATAGGGCgcttcccctcaccccacccgGAAAAGTTCGCGAGCCGGCCGCTGCCAAGCGCACTCCCAGACCGAGGGACGAGGCAGGCAGGCACACACAGCGCGTCCAGGACCCAGAAGTGCGGCTGAGGTTGGAAAGGCGGTCACCTTGGGACCAGGCGACTGGGAGACCCAGAGAAGTATCCAGGCTTGTGGGGGAAGTAGCTCCCTCCAGCTGGGGCCAGATTGTGGTGTTCTTGGCCAGGATTGATGCCAGGAACAGGCGACCTACTCCCAGGGACATCATTTTCCACTCTCTTCCACTGGCTTTCGCCAAAACctgcctccacccctccccctccattTTGGGATGACCAGTGAAAAAGATAGTTACCTGAAGAAAGGAGGGGGCGGCTACACAGTCTCAGGAGTGCCAATAATCCCCCAACTCTCTGCCTACTCTGGTGACTCCCTTTTCCATCCACCCTCTCACTCCACTCTCTCCTGGATCCCAATCTCAAGCAGCTACCCTCCTCCCTCTGACTCTATTGGCCCAATTAGAATTGGGcccacctgggttccatcccactGAGAACCTGAGCTAAGTGTCAGCCTTCTCCAAGACTCAgttcctttatctgtaaaatggggatggcaGTACTTACCCCTTTGGGAGGTGATGATGATGAAAACTCTACTTCTGGAATGAGTTGTCTCTACAGTGGACTCTCCACTCATCACCTCCTGTTCCtcttcttccctgatggctcagtggtaaagaatccgcctgcaatgcaggagacacgggttcaacccttgggtcaggcagatctcctggaggagcaaatagcaacccactccagtattcttgcctgaaaaatacccatggacataggagcctggcgggatagcGTCCAAAGAGTCACAGAGTCAAAAACGACTTCACATGAGTATGTGCATCTCTCTCCTAGCCATGCATACTGTGCTCTTGGTTCCACCACACCACTGACCCTTCTCTGTCCAAGGACCTCCTTGACCTCCATTTACCAGACCTGGTCACTGGCTTTTCCCtgagttccttaccactagctcCTTAGTCTTGGAGAATGGTACCCACTTATGGTTTATCCTCTAACCTCCCAGGTGCCTCTTTTCAGACTTCTGGTTCACCTGCATCAGTGGGGTTCTTTCCCCTCTGGCTTCCATTGGGTTTGGCTGATGGGAGAGAGGAGAATGAGAGATCAGGATGTTTATCCCATATGTTCTTCCTCCAAGCTTTGCTGGCTGTGTCCCTCCACTGCTGGCAGCAGCTCCAAACAGCTCTCTCTCCAGGGCTATGGGGTGGTAAGAGCTCCCAGCTGATGCTAACCCAGCAAGTGCACTATGCcttgtttatttccttctattgAGTTCTGATCAATTACTCAGTTTAAGTATACAATCTCTTTCCTGCCAACACTCAGACCTTGACAAACTCCAATTTCACACTTTAAACACCATCTCTATGCAGATGTCTCCCAAATTTATATCTCTAGCTCTAATTTCTCCTCTGAGTTTTAACTCATATCCAACTGTCCCCAGTCTAATATATAGGTCAAACTGAACACTTTCAAAACTGAATTCTTGGTCTCCCCACCAACTCTACTTCTCTTTACTACATACAGCAACTCACGCATTCTGTTTTTTATGTCCCAAAATGTAGaactcagcctcagtttcttttttttccctacccACCCCCAGTTCATTCATATATTGGATTGCTGTTTGCTCTGCCTCCAACACATATTCTGAAGTCATCCACTTCTCTCCACCCTGTTCCCAGCCATTCATTGCCCTCCGATATCTCTCCACCAAACTTAGGAGAAAAATCCAAATTTCCTACCCTGGCTCAAAACCCCTTCCCACTTCTCAGATCTCATCTCCTGACACCCTCTCCCTTGATCCCTCCTCCATTTGAACCTTTATGCTTTCCTCAAACTCTGCGATTGcattcccaccccagggcctttgtactGGCCTTTCTGTCTGCTTGGAATGACTCAGCATATGGCTGGGTTCTGCTATTCAGATGTCACTTGATTCAGATGTCACTGCTTCAGAGAAGTGGTCTCTGATCACCCAGCCTACCTCAAACACAGCTCTTCTCTGTAACTCTATCcctgccttttttattttttgtaattcaCCCAGTActacagtgggcttcccttgtggctcagacagtagagaatctgcctacaatgcaggagaaccaggtttgatccatgagttgggaagatccgagggaaaagggaatggctacctactccagtattcttgcctggagaatgccatggacaaagaagcctggtgtgctacagtccatgggatcacaaagagttggacacgactgagcgactaacactttcacaatacTCTAGTTATCATCAATtacctttgtttctttatttgtataTTATCTATCTCTGCCTGCCCCCGACCTCAGCTGGAGAGTGAGTGGTATTAACAGCATTTTCTGTCTGTCGTGTTCACCCAGCTCTCTCAcgcctagaacagtgcctaacACATAACACTTACCAAAGAATGTTCCCAAAATTGGGAACAAAGAAATAGACTTGGAAGTTGCCATTGAGTTTAGGAGACAGACACAATTATAAACAGAACAATCTTACCTCAAGGTGGAACCCAGGACAAGAGTATAAAGAGAAGCCTATATAAGTGTTGATCTAAATAgctaaccggagaaggcaatggcaccccactccagtactcttgcctggaaaatcccatggacggaggagcctgataggctgcagtccatggggtcgctgagggtcagacacgactgagcgacttcactttcacttttcactttcatgcattggagaaggtaatggcaacccactccagtgttcttacctggagaatcccagggacgggggagcctggtgggctcctgtctatggggtcgcacagagtcggacacgactgaagcgacttagtagtagtagtagtaaataGCTAACAGTTATAAAATCAAGCTACAAGCAATGAAGTAAAATGCAAACTCTCCTCCaaaaggtgctgctgctgctgctaagtcgcttcagtcgtgtccgactctgtgcgaccccatagacggcagcccactaggctcctctgtccctgggattctccaggcaagaatagtggagtgggttgccatttccttctgggaacaacccaaatgtccatcaacaaatgaatagataagcaaaatgtgatccattcatacaatggaatattattcagccatgaaaaaggaatgaagcactgaTTCAGGCTAacatatggatgaaccttgaaaacgttatggagaagggaatggcaacccacccagtattcttgcctgggaaaccccatgtacagaggagcctagtgggctacagtacatagggtcacgaagagtcagacccTACTCAGCAACTCAcactttctcttttgaaaaaattatgctcagtgaaagaagccagacagaacaggccacatattgtattatttattgtattatttcactgatttaaaaaaatgtccagaataggtaaatctatagagacagatgcagatcagtggttgccagggtcttAGGGAAGGCGTgtctgtttaatgggtacagaatttccTCTTGGGGTAATGAAAAGGTTCTGGACCTAGACAGTGGCcagttgtacaacattgtgaatgtactaaatgctaccaatggtaaattttgttttgtgtattttactacaactaaaagctaatttttaaaaatgtgttctctAATGTCTATTATGGCAAATAagcttttattagaaaaaaaaaatttggctgacttgggtcttagttgtggcacaagagATCTTCGTGCCtcacgtgggatctttcgttgtggcgtgtgggcttagttgccccacagcatgtgaaatcttagtttccaggccaggaatcaaactcatgtccccgtCATGGCAATGCAgggggttcttaaccactgaaccatcatgGAAGTCCCCCAGATATGCTTTTAGGAGGATCTATTGGGTTCGCCAAAAAGTTCACTTGGGTTTTGCCATACCATCTTCGGGTTGTtgttatgaaaaaataaagtcgCAAAGGAACATTTTGACCAGCCCAATAGAAGACCAGGTTCAACGGAAAATATTTGAATCCCTAGGAGCTTTGTACTTGGCATAGGAAAACCCCAGGCCTCAGTCTGGCCCCGTTTGTTTCCCACCCCAAGTCTGTCCTACACAACAAGGGGCCCTGTACATGTACCTAGGGACCCTGTCCCATGTACCCAAGCTCTTTCCTCGCTCCTCGGCCACTTTTTGGCCATCCTGAGTAGGatctagagcagggaggaagGATTTAGTTGGGCACATTCCCTTTGTTCCATGGGGAACAGACCCTCTGAAGCAAGGAAGGGgcctaggggacttccctggcggtccatgGTTAAggctgcaggggccatgggtgcGATCCCAGGTCGGGTGGGgtgaactaagaccctgcatgctgtaCAGCTTGACCACAAGAGTGCTGGGGGCTGCAGCAGACCAGCCTGGAGAGTAGGAGATGATTTCCCCACGAGGATGGTTGGATAAAACACATGATCAGCTGAGAAAAAGGGCGCTGCTCCTTTAAGAAAGGGATGGTGGGAGGATTGAATAGGGACCTTCAAGACTTGGGTAAGAAGTTCTCTAGACATTTCTCATCACCACACTCCCCCAATAATTATCCCATCTGAGGGGCGTCCAGTGTCCTGGAGGCTATTTGATCGAATTCTCTCATTTTCGgaaaggggaaactgaggtccagaaaggGAAGTTGCCCTGAGTTGTCCAGAGCTCAAGCCTTCTGGTTCTCATGAGGCACAGGCTCTGGTCTCCAGAATCTTCTGGTGGAATCAGCCCTTCCTCCTCACCCCAGAGATCAGGGTCCAAGAAGGGAGGGCAGTAGTATGTAAAAGCAGCAGTATTCGAAGGCAGGTTACCCTTGGTGGGCAGCCGGACTTGAAATGTCTAGGGTGCCAAGTAAAGGTGCCCTTGTCTGAGGGGGTTAGGGAGTCCCAGCCCTAGTCCACAGGCTTGACCAGGCATGTGAAAGTGCGTTTGCCGGGAGGCAGCCGAGTGCAGCAAGGAGGCCAGTGGCTGGTAAATAATTGATCAGGACAGCTGATAGTACCTCCCCAGAACTGCccgccagcccccagcccccctcAGCCCGGCCCAGGCGTCTCCCGCCTCCTGGCCCAAACCAGCTGGACCAGCTCTCCCAGTGCCCGcttgctgccccccacccccaactcccgaCAGCCAAGTCACAGCCTCCGGGGCACCTTTCGACAAGCACCCGGGGTGGTAGGTCTGGAATTTGGAAATCAGAACGTGGGCTTCTGGGCAGAGATGGCCCTGCCGAGCCATGTGTGGTCTCTGGCCACACCCATGTAAGTGTCGGGGGTCAGGGGGGCCagtgggcagggcctgggaggggcTCATGGAAGACGCTGGCCTTCCTATGGGGGGACGGCGGGGTGGGGGATGTCGCTGGTTAGAGCTCCAGCTAGCCTCTCCTAAGGGGGCCAGGAAGAGTGAAGGGCGGCTGGCAGCCAACCCTGCAGCCTCTTCAACGCCCCCCTCCCTAGAAAGTCAGGTGGGAGATGTGAATTCTCACCGCCTTGTTTTTTTGGGATTTTCCACTGGCAGGCTTCAAGCCCAAAGTCCAGCCAGAGGCGGGGTGGGGCTATGACTTGAATGGGGGATGGGGAATGTCAGGGTCTCTCACTCTCATATTTTGCCTCTAAATTCATCCTTTGGTGTCTGTGGTGGGAAGAAATGCTTGagatccaaaaggaaaaaaggttAACAGTTCCCAAACTGGAAAAGAGGATTTCAACAGGGAAATGATTACCTGCTTAATGAAATGACCACCAACTGTCCCTGGCAGGGCAAAAAGCTGAAGATTTAGAAACAAGCAACATTGAACAAAGTATGCAGATTGTTTAATATTTGAGATGTGAAGGCCTTTGAAAGTCAGAGGATGGAGGGGGTTCCAGAGGTTTGTAGAGACTTCTGGAAAAGGGGCTCCCTCCAGGGACCCCAGTTGGGTCCCTCACTCTTTTGGGTTCCCCGTTGCATTATTCACCAACTACAAACCTGGTTGCCTAGCAATGGGAATCtgatctccccccacccccccagcaagGAAGAGGCAGGGTGATTACATCTTGGGCCTGGGAGAACTGAGGGGGTACTTTAGCCTCCCCCAGGGCAAACCTATTAGCAGGGGGTCTGAGCTTCCTTTGGGACACCCTGTAAAGCATGAACTTCAGCATCCTGCCCTAATTGGAACTAAGACCCACCTCCCCAGGCTGATCTCTGGTCCCCTGGCTGTCAAGATGAAGATGCCTGAACTTCCATTTCTCCACAGTGTTCCCAGTATTTGGGCTCTAAGAGCCTTGAGTTCCAATCCTGACTCAATCACCTTAGACAAGTCTTCTGCcacttctcagagcctcagtttctttttctgtaaaatggggacagtagTACTACTTACCTTTTAG encodes:
- the MISP3 gene encoding uncharacterized protein MISP3 — its product is METPIEREIRRSCEREESLRRSRGLSPGRAGSELVELRVRPVLSLPGPSPALPRALERARAGAQMQRDIEREAYRQAALARPEVPKQRTRPPPQPLGELKRFFEAAGGCSSSPAAEGSADTERLPEPGGRPHSVVQGRCPVLPRAPPPIAQSLLEQEVREVNERERELQRQRLSLYGTAEFKEPAPSLTVSRGDGKLAVIWPPRRKASENGLKQEEP